The proteins below are encoded in one region of Limnochorda pilosa:
- a CDS encoding GNAT family N-acetyltransferase: MNDSTQQDTTRAGSALEGPRTVRPDELPAVVELVNQVFCVATGRPPTMGEQFPQLFSPENADNLFVFTDRGRPVSHVGLWMGGMDVHGLRLPTASMGSVCTLPEARSQGLADRLVQLSLERARAEGRPLVFISGARSLYRRNGAHPAGRFRRLHLSAADVPAGGTAPADGSSSVPPGPASLPVTLRPTRIPADVPILAALHQQEPVRWHRALDDWPALVKAAGFATVLLLRQEIWLVEVGTEPAACWVTGSGPSMPGDLMALEFFGSRPALAASLPHLFRAAEAERLHVPVLEGDPLVHALAAAGWVVPDAPVEALPGTVVVTDWPLLWRLLAPYREERLPARWARARAFVSGEAGGPAGAEGTVEERARRYGLKTPDGETWEVEGEEALVRALFGAGVAAGGDLVPAGHPLAGALPIRLPWPQGLNYV; encoded by the coding sequence GTGAACGATTCCACCCAGCAGGACACCACCCGGGCGGGCTCAGCCCTCGAGGGCCCCCGCACCGTGCGACCCGACGAGCTCCCCGCGGTGGTGGAGCTGGTCAACCAGGTCTTCTGCGTGGCCACGGGCCGTCCGCCCACCATGGGCGAGCAGTTCCCCCAACTCTTTTCCCCCGAGAACGCGGACAACCTCTTCGTCTTCACGGACCGGGGGCGCCCCGTCTCCCACGTGGGGCTCTGGATGGGAGGCATGGACGTTCACGGGCTCCGGCTGCCCACGGCCTCCATGGGCTCGGTCTGTACCCTGCCCGAGGCCCGCTCCCAGGGCCTGGCCGACCGCCTGGTGCAGCTCAGCCTGGAGCGGGCGCGCGCCGAGGGCCGGCCCCTGGTCTTCATCTCCGGTGCGCGAAGCCTCTACCGCCGCAACGGTGCCCACCCGGCCGGCCGCTTCCGGCGCCTCCACCTGAGCGCGGCGGACGTACCGGCGGGCGGCACCGCTCCCGCGGACGGCTCGTCCTCGGTACCGCCAGGCCCGGCGAGCCTGCCCGTGACCCTCCGGCCCACCCGGATCCCCGCGGATGTCCCCATCCTGGCCGCCCTCCACCAGCAGGAGCCGGTGCGCTGGCACCGGGCCCTGGACGATTGGCCGGCGCTGGTGAAGGCCGCGGGCTTCGCCACCGTGCTCCTCCTTCGCCAGGAGATCTGGCTGGTGGAGGTGGGCACAGAGCCCGCGGCCTGCTGGGTGACGGGGTCCGGCCCATCCATGCCCGGGGACCTGATGGCCCTGGAGTTCTTCGGGAGCCGACCGGCCCTGGCCGCGAGCCTGCCGCACCTCTTCCGGGCGGCCGAGGCGGAGCGCCTCCACGTGCCCGTGCTGGAGGGCGATCCCCTCGTCCACGCGCTGGCGGCCGCCGGCTGGGTCGTGCCGGACGCCCCGGTGGAGGCGCTGCCCGGCACCGTGGTCGTGACCGACTGGCCGCTGCTTTGGCGCCTCCTGGCGCCGTACCGGGAGGAACGGCTGCCCGCCCGCTGGGCCCGGGCACGGGCCTTCGTGAGCGGCGAAGCCGGGGGCCCTGCCGGAGCGGAGGGCACTGTGGAGGAGCGGGCGCGGCGCTACGGCCTCAAGACGCCCGACGGCGAGACGTGGGAGGTGGAGGGCGAGGAGGCCCTGGTGCGGGCGCTCTTCGGGGCGGGGGTCGCGGCGGGCGGCGACCTCGTGCCGGCCGGCCACCCGCTGGCCGGGGCGCTCCCCATCCGGCTTCCGTGGCCGCAGGGGTTGAACTATGTCTAG
- a CDS encoding protein O-GlcNAcase, with protein MSTGFAIRGVIEGFYGPPWTHAQRLSLLDFLADHGYNLYVYAPKDDPYHRERWREPYPPEKLAELRELVERARSAGVAFCFAISPGLSLRHADGAEVDLLWRKVEPLAAAGVSHFGLFFDDIAPGLSHPEDQARFASPADAQAHVTARLLERIRAAVPAPDAGSGLPASRLLFCPTQYHGDPDSPYLRRLGELLDPEVEVFWTGPHVCSRELTAGHTRAVGEVLRRRPLYWDNYPVNDGMMAPELHIGPYTGRDPGLAEAASGVVLNPMPQFEASRWVLGAIAPYLARPSEYDARAAWERAWRSVAESLSRDPEPLAAALLHFAEANLESPLHPEPPEAYAEPIARFLRAPMEERMALASEVEGLFRRTLRERELLRSALPEAARQELEPWLEEYGRWAEAGLQALRLVEAVVQAIWAPILQGGGEEGSPAEPPDRLATARRERERLRGMLEATLAFRTRVMGDGVRNLAVRLLQATGVYTG; from the coding sequence ATGTCCACCGGCTTCGCCATCCGGGGCGTGATCGAGGGCTTCTACGGCCCGCCCTGGACCCACGCCCAACGCCTGTCGCTCCTGGACTTCCTGGCCGACCACGGCTACAACCTCTACGTTTACGCCCCCAAGGACGACCCCTACCATCGGGAGCGCTGGCGGGAGCCGTACCCGCCCGAGAAGCTGGCCGAGCTGCGGGAGCTGGTGGAGCGGGCCCGCTCGGCGGGGGTCGCGTTCTGCTTCGCCATCAGCCCCGGCCTCTCCCTGCGCCACGCCGACGGGGCCGAGGTGGACCTGCTCTGGCGGAAGGTCGAGCCGCTGGCGGCGGCGGGGGTGAGCCACTTCGGCCTCTTCTTCGACGACATCGCTCCCGGCCTCAGCCACCCCGAGGATCAGGCCCGCTTCGCCTCACCTGCCGACGCACAGGCCCACGTGACGGCCCGGCTGCTGGAGCGGATCCGGGCCGCGGTTCCGGCACCGGACGCCGGCTCGGGCTTGCCCGCCTCCCGCCTCCTCTTCTGCCCCACCCAGTACCACGGGGATCCCGACTCGCCGTACCTCCGCCGGCTGGGCGAGCTGCTGGACCCAGAGGTGGAGGTCTTCTGGACGGGTCCCCACGTCTGCTCGCGGGAGCTGACGGCCGGGCACACCCGGGCGGTGGGCGAGGTGCTCCGCCGCCGACCCCTCTACTGGGACAACTACCCCGTCAACGACGGGATGATGGCGCCCGAGCTCCACATCGGCCCCTACACGGGCCGGGACCCGGGCCTGGCCGAGGCGGCCTCGGGTGTGGTGCTCAACCCCATGCCCCAGTTCGAGGCGTCCCGCTGGGTCCTGGGGGCGATCGCCCCGTACCTCGCCCGCCCCTCCGAGTACGACGCCCGTGCCGCCTGGGAGCGGGCCTGGCGGTCCGTGGCCGAGAGCCTCTCCCGCGACCCCGAACCGCTGGCGGCCGCGCTCCTCCACTTCGCCGAGGCCAACCTGGAGAGCCCCCTTCACCCCGAGCCGCCGGAGGCGTACGCCGAGCCCATCGCCCGCTTCCTCCGGGCGCCCATGGAGGAGCGGATGGCGCTGGCCTCGGAGGTGGAAGGGCTCTTCCGCCGTACCCTGCGGGAGCGGGAGCTGCTCCGATCCGCCCTGCCCGAAGCCGCCCGGCAGGAGCTCGAGCCATGGCTCGAGGAGTACGGTCGCTGGGCGGAGGCGGGGCTCCAGGCCCTGCGGCTGGTGGAGGCGGTGGTGCAGGCGATCTGGGCGCCGATCCTCCAGGGCGGAGGCGAGGAGGGGAGCCCGGCCGAACCGCCGGACCGCCTCGCGACCGCCCGCCGGGAACGGGAGCGGCTCCGGGGGATGCTGGAGGCGACCCTGGCCTTCCGCACCCGGGTGATGGGCGACGGGGTGCGGAACTTGGCCGTCCGGCTCCTTCAGGCCACCGGCGTCTACACGGGCTGA
- a CDS encoding N-acetylglucosamine kinase → MKQLEVKRPEVRRPEVGGREAGREARRPLVVAVDGGGSRTRLWVLDPEGRLLGRGEAGSSNLTAAGVEVAARAVTEAAERAGLRSAGPGESLEPAGPASPGTTGARGGTGWLDGPVAVVALALAGADREPEAGRMRARVEGLFPGSSVELVHDGVGALLAGTLGGPGLLLLAGTGSLALALGPEGQEVRAGGWGYLLGDEGSGYWIGREAIRAALRAHDGRGPATGLTTVLREAAGLEDVTALVGPVHRGERDRGWIARLARPVVEAADAGDTVAARILDDAAGELALLVRAVLERAAFLAPLETVPVVAAGGLFRLGPSWGRRVAGALAREAPRARLAERVQDPVVGAAYLALRRFHGELPEEVIERLHTLRQGGQGGRRAPAGGGLLQPV, encoded by the coding sequence GTGAAGCAGCTCGAGGTGAAGCGGCCCGAGGTGAGACGGCCTGAGGTGGGGGGCCGGGAGGCGGGGCGCGAGGCACGCCGCCCCCTGGTGGTGGCGGTGGACGGGGGCGGCAGCCGCACCCGGCTCTGGGTGCTGGATCCGGAAGGCCGCCTCCTGGGCCGGGGTGAGGCGGGCTCCTCCAACCTGACCGCGGCCGGGGTGGAGGTGGCTGCCCGGGCGGTGACCGAGGCGGCGGAGCGCGCAGGCCTCCGTTCCGCCGGCCCGGGCGAATCCCTGGAGCCTGCGGGACCGGCGTCGCCGGGCACGACGGGTGCCCGCGGAGGCACCGGTTGGCTCGACGGACCCGTGGCGGTGGTCGCCCTGGCCCTGGCCGGTGCGGACCGGGAGCCCGAGGCGGGCCGGATGCGCGCCCGGGTGGAGGGACTCTTCCCCGGATCCAGCGTGGAGCTGGTGCACGACGGCGTTGGTGCCCTGCTGGCCGGCACCCTGGGCGGGCCGGGCCTCCTCCTGCTCGCGGGCACGGGCTCCCTGGCCCTGGCGCTGGGCCCTGAAGGTCAGGAGGTGCGCGCCGGCGGCTGGGGCTACCTGCTGGGCGACGAGGGAAGTGGCTACTGGATCGGGCGCGAGGCGATCCGGGCCGCCCTGCGGGCCCACGACGGACGCGGCCCCGCCACCGGGCTCACAACCGTACTTCGGGAGGCCGCCGGCCTAGAAGACGTGACCGCATTGGTGGGGCCGGTCCACCGGGGCGAGCGGGACCGGGGATGGATCGCCCGTCTGGCCCGCCCCGTGGTGGAGGCGGCGGATGCCGGGGACACGGTGGCCGCACGGATCCTGGACGACGCGGCGGGCGAGCTCGCGCTCCTGGTGCGGGCGGTGCTCGAGCGGGCCGCCTTCCTGGCCCCGCTGGAGACCGTGCCCGTGGTGGCCGCCGGTGGGCTCTTCCGCCTGGGGCCGTCGTGGGGGCGGCGGGTGGCGGGCGCCCTGGCCCGGGAGGCGCCCCGGGCCCGCCTGGCCGAGAGGGTGCAGGACCCCGTGGTGGGCGCCGCCTACCTGGCCCTCCGGCGGTTCCACGGCGAGCTCCCGGAAGAGGTGATCGAGCGCCTGCACACCCTCCGCCAGGGTGGACAGGGCGGGCGCCGGGCTCCGGCCGGCGGCGGGCTCCTTCAGCCCGTGTAG
- a CDS encoding aldo/keto reductase yields MSERTLGRTGLRISALCLGCWRFGAETDAETATAVIHHAVDRGVFFIDTASIDSRGVSGGGDLLCRGVR; encoded by the coding sequence TTGAGCGAGCGAACCCTTGGGCGGACGGGCCTGAGGATCTCGGCCCTCTGTCTGGGATGCTGGCGCTTCGGCGCCGAGACCGACGCTGAGACCGCCACCGCTGTCATCCACCACGCCGTGGACCGGGGCGTCTTCTTCATCGACACGGCCAGCATCGACAGCCGCGGGGTCTCCGGTGGAGGCGATCTCCTCTGCCGAGGCGTGAGGTGA
- the nagZ gene encoding beta-N-acetylhexosaminidase codes for MSRVEPDLTRWTVEELVGQVVMVGFPGRTVPAALEEALRAGRMGNVILFTRNIGTPQELAALNGALQGAALASPHRVPLLIAADQEGGSVTRLWHGATRFPGNMALGAAADPDLAYRVGRAMGRELAAVGITLDLAPVLDVNNNPANPVIGVRSFGEDPERVAELGAAWLRGLQSAGVAACAKHFPGHGDTAVDSHLALPVVPHDRVRLEAVELRPFRRAVEAGAFSVMTAHVHFPAVEPEPGRPATLSRRVLQGLLREDLGFQGVLITDCLEMKAIAGGVGTVEGAVQALDAGADLILVSHTWELQQAAVDALRTAVERGRIPRRRVEEAAGRVLALKERIGLLSGGAPVAERLEPHPERVGLAEARSVAEEAGRRAVTVVCGAEHLPLDPALAPRTLVVEVSDAPRGNAEDPVPARASLAEALARRLPGVEARRLAPAEVDGACPELTARAREAAQVVVAVRNAVRSEPQRRLVQELAGAAPNLVGVALLSPYDVPLFPQVKTWVATYSDQPASVEAAAQVLAGWLQATGRPPVRLTAV; via the coding sequence GTGAGTCGCGTCGAGCCGGATCTGACCCGCTGGACCGTGGAGGAGCTGGTGGGGCAGGTGGTGATGGTGGGCTTTCCCGGCCGCACCGTGCCCGCCGCCCTGGAGGAGGCCCTTCGCGCCGGCCGCATGGGGAATGTCATCCTCTTCACCCGAAACATCGGGACGCCCCAGGAGCTGGCGGCCCTCAACGGCGCCCTGCAGGGGGCCGCCCTGGCCAGCCCGCACCGGGTGCCCCTCCTGATCGCCGCAGACCAGGAGGGCGGCAGCGTCACCCGCCTCTGGCACGGCGCCACCCGTTTCCCGGGAAACATGGCCCTGGGGGCGGCAGCCGATCCGGACCTGGCCTACCGGGTGGGCCGGGCCATGGGGCGGGAGCTGGCCGCGGTGGGCATCACCCTGGACCTGGCCCCCGTGCTGGACGTGAACAACAACCCGGCCAACCCCGTCATCGGCGTCCGCTCCTTCGGCGAGGACCCCGAGCGGGTGGCCGAGCTGGGCGCCGCTTGGCTGCGGGGGCTTCAGTCTGCCGGGGTGGCCGCCTGCGCCAAGCACTTCCCCGGCCACGGCGACACGGCCGTTGACTCGCACCTGGCCCTGCCCGTGGTGCCCCACGACCGGGTGCGCCTGGAGGCGGTGGAGCTGAGGCCCTTCCGCCGGGCGGTGGAGGCCGGGGCCTTCTCGGTGATGACGGCCCACGTCCACTTCCCGGCCGTGGAGCCCGAGCCCGGGAGGCCGGCGACCCTCTCCCGCCGGGTCCTCCAGGGGCTCCTGCGGGAGGATCTGGGCTTCCAGGGCGTCCTCATCACCGACTGCTTGGAGATGAAGGCCATCGCCGGCGGGGTGGGGACTGTGGAGGGCGCGGTGCAGGCCCTGGACGCAGGGGCGGACCTGATCCTGGTGAGCCACACCTGGGAGCTGCAGCAGGCGGCGGTGGACGCCCTCCGTACCGCCGTGGAGCGGGGGCGAATCCCCCGCCGGCGCGTGGAGGAGGCGGCAGGCCGTGTGCTGGCCCTGAAGGAGCGGATTGGCCTCCTCTCCGGCGGGGCCCCGGTGGCGGAGCGCCTCGAGCCGCACCCGGAGCGGGTGGGCCTGGCCGAGGCCCGGAGCGTGGCCGAGGAGGCGGGCCGCCGGGCGGTCACCGTGGTGTGTGGGGCAGAGCACCTGCCCCTGGACCCGGCCCTGGCGCCCCGCACCCTGGTGGTGGAGGTCTCCGACGCGCCCAGAGGCAACGCCGAGGATCCGGTTCCCGCGCGGGCGAGCCTGGCTGAGGCCCTGGCCCGGCGCCTGCCGGGGGTGGAGGCGCGCCGCCTGGCCCCCGCCGAGGTCGACGGGGCTTGTCCTGAGCTGACCGCTCGGGCCCGCGAGGCCGCCCAGGTCGTGGTGGCGGTCCGCAACGCGGTCCGTTCCGAGCCCCAGCGGCGTCTGGTGCAGGAACTCGCCGGCGCGGCGCCCAACCTGGTGGGGGTGGCACTCCTCAGCCCCTACGACGTGCCCCTCTTCCCCCAGGTGAAGACGTGGGTGGCCACCTACTCGGACCAGCCGGCCTCGGTGGAGGCGGCGGCTCAGGTGCTGGCCGGGTGGCTGCAGGCCACCGGCCGGCCTCCCGTGCGGCTCACCGCCGTGTGA